A stretch of the Azorhizobium caulinodans ORS 571 genome encodes the following:
- the dgcA gene encoding N-acetyl-D-Glu racemase DgcA, with amino-acid sequence MPQLSVRVERFPIAGTFTIARGSKTEAVVVVARLEADGRAGEGECVPYARYGETVEGTVKTLEDLAKAVSDGLDRTALQGAVPAGAARNALDCAFWDLEAKTHGTPVASRLGLVPPAPLVTAYTLSLDSPEAMARAARAAGRPLLKLKLGAEGDEERLAAIRAAVPQARLIVDANEGWSPDTLEARMAACARFGVELIEQPLPADNDAMLAQVKRPVTICADESVHDRHGLAALRDRYDAINIKLDKAGGLTEALALAQEGEALGFKLMVGCMLATSLAMAPALLLAQKAQVVDLDGPLLLARDRQPGIRYDGALAYPPTPDLWG; translated from the coding sequence ATGCCCCAACTCAGTGTCCGCGTCGAACGCTTTCCCATCGCCGGAACCTTCACCATTGCCCGCGGCTCCAAGACCGAAGCGGTCGTGGTGGTGGCCCGGCTGGAGGCGGACGGCCGCGCCGGCGAGGGCGAGTGCGTGCCCTATGCCCGCTATGGCGAGACCGTCGAAGGGACGGTCAAGACCTTGGAGGATTTGGCGAAAGCGGTATCTGACGGCCTTGATCGGACGGCCCTGCAGGGCGCCGTTCCCGCCGGTGCCGCCCGAAACGCACTCGACTGCGCCTTCTGGGATCTGGAGGCCAAGACGCACGGCACTCCTGTCGCGAGCCGCCTCGGCCTCGTCCCGCCCGCCCCCTTGGTGACCGCTTATACGCTCAGCCTTGATTCGCCCGAGGCCATGGCCCGTGCGGCCAGGGCGGCCGGCCGCCCCCTGCTCAAGCTGAAGCTCGGAGCGGAAGGCGACGAAGAGCGACTTGCCGCGATCCGCGCAGCCGTGCCGCAGGCGCGCCTCATCGTCGATGCCAATGAGGGCTGGTCGCCGGATACGCTGGAGGCGCGCATGGCGGCCTGCGCCCGCTTCGGGGTCGAACTCATCGAGCAGCCTTTGCCCGCCGACAATGATGCGATGTTGGCGCAGGTGAAGCGCCCCGTCACCATATGCGCCGACGAGAGCGTGCACGACCGTCACGGCCTTGCCGCCCTGCGCGATCGCTATGATGCCATCAACATCAAGCTCGACAAGGCGGGCGGCCTCACGGAAGCGCTTGCATTGGCGCAGGAGGGCGAGGCGCTCGGCTTCAAACTGATGGTCGGCTGCATGCTGGCAACATCTCTCGCCATGGCGCCGGCTCTCCTGTTGGCCCAGAAGGCGCAGGTGGTGGACCTCGACGGGCCTCTGCTGCTCGCCCGCGACCGGCAGCCGGGCATCCGATACGACGGCGCCCTCGCCTACCCCCCGACGCCCGACCTCTGGGGCTGA
- a CDS encoding ABC transporter permease, producing the protein MADASLLDVHAEGDHIKVEGQGAWTSEYADSLEQAVMQVASHYGEAKAVEIDLSRLDRMDTFGALLLERLRRVWQEKGVEPQIVGLNPAYSVLIEEMTRTGREPPPPERKPPGVFERIGREMVVITEDAVSLLNFVGAVVAAFGRVLTRPRSFRFTSMVNQMDRVGFRAMPIIILITFLIGCIIAQQGIFNFRRFGADIYVVDMVGVLVLRELGVLIVSIMIAGRSGSAYTAELGSMRMREEVDALRVMGFDPVEVLVVPRLLALIICLPLLTFVGSMAAMIGGGLVAWFYGGIAPDVFINRLKDAITLAQFEVGMIKAPFMAAIIGVVGCMEGLRVGGSAESLGQHTTASVVKAIFLVIVVDGLFAIFFASIDM; encoded by the coding sequence GTGGCCGACGCCTCGCTCCTCGATGTCCATGCCGAAGGCGACCATATCAAGGTCGAAGGGCAGGGGGCCTGGACGTCCGAATATGCGGACAGCCTGGAGCAGGCCGTCATGCAGGTCGCGTCCCACTATGGCGAGGCGAAGGCGGTCGAAATCGACCTCTCCCGGCTCGACCGCATGGACACCTTCGGTGCCCTGCTGCTGGAGCGTCTGCGCCGCGTCTGGCAGGAAAAGGGCGTGGAGCCGCAGATCGTCGGCCTCAATCCCGCTTATTCCGTCCTCATCGAGGAGATGACCCGCACCGGCCGCGAGCCGCCGCCGCCCGAGCGCAAGCCGCCGGGCGTATTCGAGCGCATCGGCCGGGAGATGGTGGTCATCACCGAAGACGCGGTCTCGCTGCTGAACTTCGTCGGCGCCGTGGTGGCAGCCTTCGGGCGCGTGCTCACGCGCCCGCGCTCGTTCCGGTTCACCTCCATGGTCAACCAGATGGACCGCGTGGGCTTCCGCGCGATGCCCATCATCATCCTCATCACCTTCCTCATCGGCTGCATCATCGCCCAGCAGGGCATATTCAACTTCCGCCGCTTCGGGGCCGACATCTATGTGGTCGACATGGTGGGCGTGCTAGTGCTGCGCGAACTGGGCGTGCTCATCGTCTCCATCATGATCGCGGGCCGGTCGGGCAGCGCCTATACGGCCGAGCTCGGCTCCATGCGCATGCGCGAGGAAGTGGACGCGCTCCGCGTCATGGGCTTCGACCCGGTGGAGGTGCTGGTGGTGCCGCGCCTTCTGGCACTCATCATCTGTCTGCCGCTGCTGACCTTCGTCGGCTCCATGGCGGCGATGATCGGCGGCGGGCTGGTCGCCTGGTTCTACGGCGGCATCGCCCCGGACGTCTTCATCAACCGCCTGAAGGACGCCATTACGCTCGCCCAGTTCGAGGTGGGCATGATCAAGGCGCCGTTCATGGCCGCCATCATCGGCGTCGTCGGCTGCATGGAGGGCCTGCGGGTCGGCGGCAGCGCCGAGTCGCTCGGCCAGCACACCACCGCCTCGGTGGTGAAGGCCATCTTCCTCGTGATCGTGGTGGACGGATTGTTCGCCATCTTCTTCGCATCCATCGATATGTGA
- a CDS encoding ABC transporter ATP-binding protein produces MDAPAPPPVPQRRRQLSREVIISVRDIVVGFGERVILNHLDLDVYKGEILGFVGTSGGGKSVLTRTILGLVPKTSGKVEVFGQDLDHLNERERSALERRWGVLFQQGALFSSLTVKQNIQFPLRETLRLSQRMMDEIAFAKIEMVGLKPDVAEKLPSELSGGMIKRAALARALALDPEIVFLDEPTSGLDPIGAGDFDELIRTLQQTLGLTVFMVTHDLDSLHTVCDRIAALADGKVIAQGTIETMMAAQHPWLRAYFHGARARAVQAAR; encoded by the coding sequence ATGGACGCTCCAGCCCCTCCCCCCGTCCCGCAGCGGCGCCGGCAGCTCAGCCGTGAGGTGATCATCAGCGTGCGCGACATCGTCGTCGGCTTCGGCGAGCGCGTCATTCTGAACCACCTCGATCTCGACGTTTACAAAGGCGAGATCCTGGGTTTCGTCGGCACCTCCGGCGGCGGCAAGTCGGTGCTCACGCGCACCATCCTCGGCCTCGTGCCCAAGACCTCCGGCAAGGTGGAGGTGTTCGGCCAGGATCTCGATCACCTGAACGAGCGGGAACGATCCGCCCTCGAGCGGCGTTGGGGCGTGCTGTTCCAGCAGGGCGCGCTCTTCTCGTCCCTGACGGTGAAGCAGAACATCCAGTTCCCGCTCCGTGAAACGCTGCGGCTCTCGCAGCGCATGATGGACGAGATCGCCTTTGCCAAGATCGAGATGGTGGGCCTGAAACCGGACGTTGCGGAAAAGCTGCCCTCGGAACTCTCCGGCGGCATGATCAAGCGTGCGGCCCTCGCGCGTGCCCTGGCGCTCGACCCGGAAATCGTCTTCCTCGACGAACCGACCTCGGGCCTTGACCCTATTGGCGCGGGCGATTTCGACGAACTGATCCGCACCCTTCAGCAGACTTTGGGCTTGACCGTTTTCATGGTAACGCACGACCTGGACAGTCTGCATACGGTCTGCGACCGCATTGCAGCATTGGCCGACGGCAAGGTCATTGCCCAGGGAACGATCGAGACAATGATGGCGGCGCAACATCCCTGGTTGCGCGCTTATTTCCACGGCGCCCGTGCCCGGGCGGTTCAGGCAGCGCGCTAA
- a CDS encoding MlaD family protein — METRANYTVIGIFTLAVIAAAFVFVYWFAGPKDSDKRKLYEVLYQGSVSGLREGNAVLFNGIPVGQVTKLGLVPGAPNEVLVQIGVRNDVPILADARASLESQGITGIVAVSIQGGNAKAGPIPPGPNGLPRIEALGGTGMAGLLQNAQGTVAKVNSILDAIDPDQVRQIVANVENVSKQLSDNSGDIASMISGVKDAVAQVNEIAKKVDVVVVNLQHASGDKDGLLNQATEAATAVRKLADNLDQRTALLTNEISRFTGPGLRQYEALAADGRRTLTEIERVFRNLERNPRQFIFGGNSIPEYNKR; from the coding sequence ATGGAAACCCGGGCCAATTACACCGTCATCGGCATCTTCACCCTCGCGGTGATCGCTGCGGCCTTTGTGTTCGTCTACTGGTTCGCCGGCCCCAAGGACAGCGACAAGCGCAAGCTCTATGAGGTCCTGTATCAGGGCTCGGTGAGCGGCCTGCGCGAAGGCAATGCCGTGCTGTTCAACGGCATTCCGGTCGGTCAGGTGACCAAGCTCGGCCTCGTTCCTGGCGCGCCCAACGAAGTGCTGGTGCAGATCGGCGTGCGCAATGACGTGCCGATTCTCGCCGATGCCCGCGCCAGCCTGGAATCGCAGGGCATCACCGGCATCGTCGCCGTGAGCATCCAGGGCGGCAACGCCAAGGCCGGTCCGATCCCGCCCGGCCCCAACGGACTTCCGCGCATCGAGGCGCTGGGTGGCACCGGCATGGCCGGCCTGCTCCAGAATGCCCAGGGCACGGTGGCGAAGGTCAACAGCATCCTCGACGCCATCGACCCCGACCAGGTCAGGCAGATCGTCGCCAATGTCGAGAATGTCAGCAAGCAACTCTCTGACAATTCTGGCGATATCGCCAGCATGATCAGCGGCGTGAAGGATGCCGTGGCGCAGGTCAACGAGATCGCCAAGAAGGTGGACGTGGTGGTGGTGAACCTCCAGCACGCCTCGGGCGACAAGGACGGCCTGCTCAATCAGGCGACCGAGGCCGCGACCGCGGTGCGCAAGCTGGCCGACAATCTCGACCAGCGCACGGCGCTGCTGACCAACGAGATCAGCCGCTTTACCGGGCCGGGCCTGAGACAGTACGAAGCCCTGGCGGCCGACGGCCGCCGGACCTTGACGGAGATCGAGCGCGTCTTCCGGAACCTGGAGCGTAACCCGCGCCAGTTCATCTTCGGGGGCAATTCGATCCCGGAATACAACAAGCGGTGA
- a CDS encoding ABC-type transport auxiliary lipoprotein family protein, with amino-acid sequence MMRDSGAEGTQRFGVGRGRAVLGVFLTLALAGCASAPIPTYDLSAPTGFAARGGGNGQLVVVTPTALAVLDSEKIVVEPTPGQVTYLPEAQWSDRLTSLLQARTIQAFENSSRQRRVARPGDGVTGDYQLNMDVRSFGIKVLPEGTFAVVEISAKLIATQTGRIVSARIFSARVPVASVSGTSATTALDQASNQVLMELVRWANGAQG; translated from the coding sequence ATGATGCGCGACAGTGGGGCTGAGGGGACGCAGCGTTTCGGCGTCGGTCGCGGGCGGGCCGTGCTGGGGGTGTTTCTCACCCTCGCGCTCGCCGGCTGTGCCTCCGCGCCCATCCCGACCTATGACCTCTCCGCTCCCACGGGCTTTGCGGCGCGCGGCGGCGGAAATGGTCAGCTGGTGGTGGTGACGCCCACGGCGCTCGCTGTGCTCGATTCCGAGAAGATCGTGGTCGAGCCGACACCGGGGCAGGTGACCTATCTGCCTGAAGCGCAGTGGAGCGACCGCCTCACCTCGCTGCTTCAGGCCCGCACCATCCAGGCCTTCGAGAACAGCAGCCGCCAGCGGCGCGTCGCGCGCCCCGGCGACGGTGTGACGGGCGATTATCAGCTGAACATGGACGTGCGCAGTTTCGGCATCAAGGTTCTGCCGGAGGGCACGTTCGCGGTGGTGGAGATTTCCGCCAAGCTCATCGCCACCCAGACCGGGCGCATCGTCTCGGCCCGCATTTTCAGCGCCCGCGTGCCTGTTGCGAGCGTGAGCGGCACCTCCGCCACCACGGCTCTCGATCAGGCCAGCAATCAGGTGCTCATGGAACTCGTGCGCTGGGCCAACGGCGCGCAGGGCTGA
- a CDS encoding DUF3658 domain-containing protein, whose product MEMDDLILASCHDRWQKVAMVIVKVMEKTGELGERGAEAAIATRIEALADAGRLAAAGDLKDWRHSEIRLAR is encoded by the coding sequence ATGGAGATGGACGATCTCATTCTCGCAAGCTGCCATGACCGCTGGCAGAAGGTGGCCATGGTCATCGTCAAGGTGATGGAAAAGACCGGGGAGCTTGGTGAGCGCGGTGCCGAAGCGGCCATCGCCACCCGGATCGAGGCTCTCGCGGACGCGGGGAGATTGGCCGCCGCCGGAGACCTGAAGGACTGGCGCCATAGCGAAATCCGGCTGGCCCGGTAG
- a CDS encoding 2Fe-2S iron-sulfur cluster-binding protein encodes MPAITFVSFEGASRTVQAPVGATAMEVAVRNGVPGIDADCGGACACATCHVYVDEAWRAAVGEPEGMEEDMLDFATDVRPSSRLSCQIKITEALDGLVLHTPERQG; translated from the coding sequence ATGCCCGCGATTACTTTCGTCAGCTTTGAGGGGGCCTCCCGCACGGTGCAGGCGCCGGTGGGGGCGACCGCCATGGAAGTGGCGGTGCGCAACGGCGTGCCGGGCATCGATGCGGACTGCGGCGGGGCCTGCGCCTGTGCCACGTGCCACGTCTATGTGGACGAAGCGTGGCGTGCCGCCGTGGGCGAGCCCGAGGGCATGGAAGAGGACATGCTGGACTTCGCCACCGACGTGCGCCCCAGCTCACGCCTGTCCTGCCAGATCAAGATCACCGAGGCGCTCGACGGTCTCGTGCTCCACACGCCGGAACGTCAGGGATGA
- a CDS encoding glycosyltransferase family 2 protein, with protein MTHLEPLPAEASGPLELTILMPCLNEAETLGVCVDKAMAYLKRSGISGEVLIADNGSTDGSQAIATAGGARVVAVPERGYGAALKGGIAAARGRYIIMGDADDSYDFSRLDAFVERLRAGTDIVMGNRFQGGIGPGAMPFLHRYLGNPVLSFLGRLFFGIEVGDFHCGLRGFNTEAVRKLRLETSGMEFASEMVVRASLAGLSIVEVPTTLKKDGRSRPPHLKTWRDGWRHLRFLLVYSPRWLFFYPGLVLILLGGTGVAALYPGPLSITPHLRLDIHTFLVAAMTVLIGVQAISFGVVARRYGALLGFLPASEDLERVLHAFSLERVLRAALVLGVLGLGFQVWAVSNWAQASFGDLVFGATMRKLILGLTALVAAVQLALTAFLASVVEMPLKR; from the coding sequence ATGACCCATCTGGAACCCCTTCCGGCCGAGGCCTCCGGTCCCCTCGAACTCACCATCCTGATGCCCTGCCTCAACGAGGCGGAAACGCTCGGCGTGTGCGTGGACAAGGCCATGGCCTATCTGAAGCGCAGCGGCATATCCGGCGAGGTGCTGATCGCCGACAACGGCTCCACCGACGGCTCGCAGGCCATCGCCACGGCGGGCGGGGCGCGCGTGGTGGCCGTGCCGGAGCGTGGTTATGGCGCGGCGCTGAAGGGCGGCATCGCCGCCGCTCGCGGCCGCTACATCATCATGGGCGATGCGGACGATTCCTACGATTTCTCGCGCCTCGACGCCTTCGTCGAGCGGCTGCGGGCCGGCACGGACATCGTCATGGGCAACCGCTTCCAGGGCGGCATCGGGCCGGGCGCGATGCCCTTCCTGCACCGCTATCTGGGAAACCCCGTGCTGTCCTTCCTCGGGCGGCTCTTCTTCGGCATCGAGGTGGGGGATTTCCACTGCGGTCTGCGGGGCTTCAACACGGAAGCGGTCCGCAAGCTGCGGCTTGAGACGTCGGGAATGGAATTCGCCAGCGAGATGGTGGTGCGGGCCTCGCTCGCCGGGCTTTCCATCGTTGAGGTGCCGACCACGCTGAAGAAGGACGGCCGGTCGCGACCGCCCCACCTCAAGACGTGGCGCGATGGCTGGCGGCACCTGCGCTTCCTGCTCGTCTACAGCCCGCGCTGGCTGTTCTTCTATCCCGGCCTCGTGCTCATCCTGCTCGGCGGCACCGGCGTTGCGGCGCTCTATCCGGGGCCGCTCTCCATCACCCCGCACCTGCGGCTCGACATCCACACCTTCCTGGTTGCAGCCATGACGGTGCTGATCGGCGTGCAGGCCATCTCCTTCGGCGTGGTGGCCCGGCGCTATGGGGCGCTGCTCGGCTTCCTGCCGGCGTCGGAGGATCTGGAGCGGGTGCTGCACGCCTTCAGTCTGGAGCGCGTGCTCCGGGCCGCGCTGGTGCTCGGTGTGCTCGGCCTCGGCTTCCAGGTCTGGGCCGTGTCCAACTGGGCACAGGCGAGCTTTGGGGATCTCGTTTTCGGCGCCACCATGCGCAAGCTCATCCTGGGCCTCACGGCTCTGGTCGCGGCGGTTCAACTGGCGCTGACGGCCTTCCTTGCGAGCGTCGTGGAGATGCCGCTCAAGCGGTAG
- the murI gene encoding glutamate racemase, whose product MADIPAPAPRLAVPSLHIQCPTILVFDSGLGGLSVFREVARARPDASFIYAADDAAFPYGALSDAALVARVSSVMDTLIAATRPTLVVVACNTASTLALPTLRAAHGLPFVGTVPAVKPACAASVTRKVSVLATPGTVRRDYTASLVRDFAGSCEVTLVPSPRLAELAEAVMRGAAIDDEDLRAEIAPCFVRSETGRTDTVVLACTHYPLIVDQLRRVAPWPVNFVDPAPAIARRVASLLGPTAFAGSPKPVRVVSTGSALDGALVSRILQRETNAPEVIAPPFALAS is encoded by the coding sequence ATGGCTGACATCCCTGCTCCGGCTCCGAGACTTGCCGTGCCGTCCCTCCATATCCAATGCCCCACCATCCTCGTGTTCGACAGCGGCCTCGGCGGGCTGTCGGTGTTCCGCGAGGTGGCCCGCGCCCGTCCGGACGCCAGCTTCATCTATGCCGCCGATGATGCCGCCTTCCCCTATGGCGCGCTGAGCGACGCGGCGCTGGTGGCGCGCGTGTCTTCGGTGATGGACACGCTGATCGCGGCCACCCGGCCGACGCTGGTGGTCGTGGCCTGCAATACGGCGTCCACCCTCGCGCTGCCGACCCTGCGCGCGGCCCACGGCCTGCCTTTCGTCGGCACGGTGCCGGCGGTGAAGCCCGCCTGCGCCGCATCGGTGACGCGCAAGGTGAGCGTGCTCGCCACTCCCGGCACGGTGCGGCGCGATTATACGGCGAGCCTCGTGCGGGATTTCGCGGGCTCCTGCGAGGTGACGCTGGTCCCGAGCCCGCGTCTCGCGGAACTTGCGGAGGCCGTGATGCGCGGCGCCGCGATCGACGACGAGGACCTGCGCGCCGAGATCGCGCCCTGCTTCGTGCGATCGGAGACGGGGCGGACCGATACGGTGGTGCTCGCCTGCACCCATTATCCGCTGATCGTCGATCAGTTGCGCCGTGTCGCGCCCTGGCCTGTCAATTTCGTGGATCCTGCCCCCGCCATCGCGCGCCGCGTCGCCTCCCTGCTGGGGCCGACCGCCTTTGCCGGCAGCCCGAAGCCGGTGCGGGTCGTCTCGACGGGATCGGCGCTGGACGGTGCACTCGTCTCGCGCATCCTGCAGCGGGAAACGAATGCGCCGGAGGTGATCGCGCCGCCGTTTGCCCTCGCGTCCTGA
- a CDS encoding lytic murein transglycosylase has protein sequence MRPARHGIDRRLFLGALTAGTAGFLTPGLALAQSAAQPFGTWVEKFRARARARGISDATYSRVFATVKPDPSVFEADRAQPEFQEETWQYLNRRVSDWRIATGRQRASEYAALFTRIENDFGVDRAVMLGYWGMESAFGDVVTNPRHMKPVFNSLATLAWGDPRRRKYWETELLNALVIVERGWSTPQEMVGSWAGAMGHTQWMPEVWLNMGVDYDGNGRISPFGKPDDALAGTANFILKRGRYRKGEPWGIEARLPAGFNTQLADNKTWRPLSAWGGMGLTMVEGQSITEYDNPARLWLPGGAGGPALLLLHNFYAVRSYNPSSAYALAVVHLGDRVMGGEPFRTPWPGGERTLTLAELQEIQQRLTRLGFDTGGTDGRVGNDTMRAVKAFQQRAGLTPADGYPGLQVLTALRGAR, from the coding sequence ATGCGGCCCGCGCGGCACGGGATCGATCGCCGCCTGTTCCTAGGTGCACTGACTGCCGGCACGGCCGGTTTCCTCACACCCGGTCTGGCGCTTGCCCAGAGCGCGGCGCAGCCGTTCGGCACCTGGGTGGAGAAGTTTCGCGCGCGGGCCCGTGCCCGCGGCATTTCGGACGCCACCTATTCCCGCGTCTTCGCGACCGTGAAGCCCGACCCGAGCGTGTTCGAGGCGGATCGGGCGCAGCCCGAGTTTCAGGAAGAGACGTGGCAATATCTCAACCGCCGCGTTTCGGACTGGCGCATCGCCACCGGCCGCCAGCGGGCGTCGGAATATGCCGCCCTGTTCACCCGGATCGAGAATGATTTCGGCGTCGATCGCGCGGTCATGCTCGGGTACTGGGGCATGGAATCGGCGTTCGGCGACGTGGTGACCAATCCCCGTCACATGAAGCCGGTCTTCAACTCGCTCGCGACTCTCGCCTGGGGCGATCCGCGCCGGCGCAAATATTGGGAGACCGAGCTTCTCAACGCGCTCGTCATCGTGGAGCGCGGGTGGAGCACGCCGCAGGAGATGGTCGGCTCCTGGGCGGGAGCCATGGGGCACACCCAATGGATGCCCGAGGTCTGGCTGAACATGGGCGTCGACTATGACGGCAACGGCCGTATCTCGCCCTTCGGCAAGCCGGACGACGCGCTGGCCGGCACCGCCAATTTCATCCTGAAGCGCGGCCGCTACCGCAAAGGCGAGCCCTGGGGGATCGAGGCCCGACTTCCGGCCGGATTCAACACGCAGCTTGCGGACAACAAGACCTGGCGCCCGCTTTCCGCCTGGGGCGGCATGGGGCTGACCATGGTCGAGGGGCAGTCCATCACCGAATATGACAACCCCGCCCGCCTGTGGCTGCCCGGCGGCGCCGGCGGACCGGCGCTGCTGCTGCTCCACAATTTCTATGCGGTGCGCTCCTATAATCCCTCCTCCGCTTATGCGCTGGCGGTGGTGCATCTCGGCGACCGGGTGATGGGCGGCGAGCCGTTCAGGACGCCCTGGCCGGGCGGCGAGCGCACCTTGACGCTGGCCGAATTGCAGGAGATCCAGCAGCGCCTCACCCGCCTCGGCTTCGACACCGGCGGGACCGACGGGCGGGTGGGCAATGACACCATGCGCGCGGTCAAGGCCTTCCAGCAGCGCGCCGGCCTCACCCCGGCGGACGGCTATCCCGGCCTCCAGGTGCTGACGGCGCTGCGCGGAGCCCGCTGA
- the rpsD gene encoding 30S ribosomal protein S4, producing MSKRISAKHKIDRRMGENIWGRSKSPVNRREYGPGQHGQRRKGKLSDFGVQLRAKQKLKGYYGSIGEKQFHAVYVEASRLKGDTGANLIGLLERRLDAVVYRAKFVPTIFAARQFVNHGHVKVNGRRVNIPSYQVKVGDVIEVREASKQMALVLEAVQLAERDVPDYLEVDHNRLTAKFNRIPELNEVPYPVQMEPNLVVEFYSR from the coding sequence ATGAGCAAGCGCATTTCGGCGAAGCACAAGATCGATCGCCGCATGGGCGAGAACATCTGGGGCCGCTCCAAGAGCCCCGTGAATCGCCGTGAGTACGGCCCCGGCCAGCACGGCCAGCGCCGCAAGGGCAAGCTGTCCGACTTCGGCGTGCAGCTGCGCGCCAAGCAGAAGCTGAAGGGCTACTACGGCTCCATCGGCGAGAAGCAGTTCCATGCCGTGTACGTCGAGGCTTCCCGCCTCAAGGGCGACACCGGCGCGAACCTCATCGGCCTGCTGGAGCGTCGTCTGGATGCGGTTGTGTACCGCGCCAAGTTCGTGCCCACCATCTTCGCCGCCCGCCAGTTCGTGAACCATGGCCACGTCAAGGTGAACGGTCGCCGCGTCAATATCCCGTCCTATCAGGTGAAGGTCGGTGACGTGATCGAGGTCCGCGAAGCCTCCAAGCAGATGGCCCTGGTGCTGGAAGCCGTCCAGCTCGCCGAGCGCGACGTGCCGGACTATCTCGAGGTGGACCACAATCGCCTCACCGCCAAGTTCAACCGCATTCCGGAGCTGAACGAAGTGCCGTATCCGGTGCAGATGGAACCGAACCTCGTGGTCGAGTTCTATTCGCGCTGA
- a CDS encoding MgtC/SapB family protein produces MTLHIDLAEFALRFLSAFATSLVLGLDRELHERAAGMRTTILVGLAACFAMMSANLILPMGGKQADSYVQMDVMRLPLGILTGMGFIGAGAIMRRSDGFVLGVTTAATLWFVTVMGLCFGAGQYVLGGAAFVSGIVTLWLLKHVERHIQHDRDARLTLILSRDGPSEDDVRAVLTLKPFRIRRSFVRIEPATGRRELRFELRYAGPQGAGLPERIERLAKQPGIEQLDWEF; encoded by the coding sequence TTGACCCTTCACATCGATCTGGCGGAATTCGCCCTCCGCTTCCTCTCCGCCTTTGCGACCAGCCTGGTGCTTGGCCTCGACCGCGAACTGCATGAGCGGGCGGCGGGGATGCGCACCACCATCCTCGTGGGCCTTGCCGCCTGCTTTGCGATGATGAGCGCGAATCTTATCCTTCCCATGGGCGGCAAGCAGGCCGATTCCTACGTCCAGATGGACGTGATGCGCCTGCCGCTCGGCATTCTCACAGGCATGGGCTTCATCGGTGCCGGCGCCATCATGCGCCGGTCGGACGGCTTCGTGCTCGGCGTCACCACGGCCGCGACGCTGTGGTTCGTCACCGTGATGGGGCTGTGTTTCGGCGCCGGGCAATATGTTCTGGGCGGCGCAGCCTTCGTGAGCGGCATCGTGACGCTGTGGCTGCTGAAGCATGTGGAGCGCCACATCCAGCACGACCGGGATGCCCGGCTCACGCTCATCCTCTCGCGTGACGGCCCGTCGGAGGACGACGTGCGTGCGGTGCTGACCCTCAAGCCCTTCCGCATCCGCCGCTCCTTCGTGCGGATCGAGCCGGCGACCGGACGGCGGGAATTGCGCTTCGAGTTGCGCTATGCCGGTCCGCAGGGCGCCGGCCTGCCCGAACGGATCGAGAGGCTGGCGAAACAGCCGGGCATCGAGCAACTGGACTGGGAGTTCTGA
- a CDS encoding SH3 domain-containing protein — protein MKTIWGAALAALLLAGAPAMATDLAQPAVAKRNATVRGGPYTKAPPVGQITNGAPVEVLGCASGWCQLAWPGQAYVPANCVQLIPQQMPVAPTIAIAPPQTAPLVYAAPNPILFFPAPPRYYGSPPLPGPLVGGTTVWTPANGNGCIGQQYCNTPQTYQPNQYVR, from the coding sequence ATGAAGACGATCTGGGGTGCGGCCCTTGCCGCGCTGCTTCTGGCAGGCGCACCGGCCATGGCGACCGACCTCGCCCAGCCGGCCGTTGCCAAGCGCAATGCCACCGTGCGCGGCGGCCCCTACACCAAGGCGCCGCCGGTCGGCCAGATCACCAATGGCGCCCCCGTGGAAGTGCTTGGCTGCGCATCGGGCTGGTGCCAGCTCGCATGGCCCGGACAGGCCTATGTCCCCGCCAATTGCGTGCAGCTGATTCCCCAGCAGATGCCGGTCGCCCCGACGATCGCGATCGCGCCGCCGCAGACCGCGCCGCTGGTCTATGCCGCGCCCAATCCCATCCTCTTCTTCCCTGCCCCGCCCCGCTATTACGGCTCGCCGCCGCTTCCCGGCCCGCTGGTGGGCGGCACGACCGTCTGGACGCCGGCCAACGGCAATGGCTGCATCGGCCAGCAGTACTGCAACACGCCGCAGACCTATCAGCCCAATCAGTACGTGCGTTGA
- a CDS encoding DUF1476 domain-containing protein, which translates to MTTFDKREDGFEARFAHDEQLRFRALARRNKALGLWAAEKLGLSGEAAEAYAKDVIFADLEEQGEEDVFRKLRGDFDAKGVDVSDHQIRRNMAEFLAQAAQEISTEG; encoded by the coding sequence ATGACCACCTTCGACAAGCGCGAGGACGGCTTCGAGGCGCGCTTCGCCCATGACGAGCAGCTGCGTTTCCGGGCCCTTGCGCGCCGGAACAAGGCGCTCGGCCTGTGGGCAGCGGAAAAGCTCGGACTTTCCGGGGAGGCCGCCGAGGCCTACGCCAAGGACGTGATCTTCGCCGATCTCGAGGAGCAGGGAGAAGAAGACGTCTTCCGCAAGCTCCGCGGCGATTTCGACGCCAAGGGTGTGGACGTCTCCGATCATCAGATCCGCCGCAACATGGCGGAGTTCCTCGCCCAGGCGGCGCAGGAGATCTCCACCGAGGGCTGA